Below is a window of Deferribacterota bacterium DNA.
TCTAGTTTTTTTAAAAAATCTATAGATTTTTTAAAATTATAAATCAATAATTTATCTAATTGAAAATTAAATATTAAATTATTATTTCATTAATCTGCAAATTAATATAATATAGTAGATTATTATTTAGCAATAAAAGCTTATAATATCGAAAATATGTAATATAGGTATATATTGCCAGTTAAATGAATCTGAAGCTTGGAAAGAGTGGCGAGAAAAAAGCTGAAAAATATCTCATTAAAAAAGGGTATAATATAATTGAGAAAAATTTTACCTGTAAGTTAGGTGAAATTGATTTAATAGCTGAAAAAGATGGGGTGATAGTATTTGTTGAGGTTAAAACTAGAAAAAACACTAGCTATGGATATGGCTTTGAGTCTGTTAACAGTAAAAAGATTGAAAAGATAAGAAAGGTTGCAACATATTTTTTAGTGTTAAAAAATATAGATAAAACAGCTAGATTTGATGTAATATCAATTGATTCTGGTAAAATAACGCATTTAACAGGGGCATTTTAAGATTTATGATTGAGTTTGTTGAAGAGATCTTTGAAAATTATATTACTGTTTTTAATAAATATGCGAGTATGTCTAGAAACATTCTCGTTACAGCTGCTAGGTTAATCTCTGATACATTCTTAAGTGGTGGTAAAATTTATTTAGTTGGAAACGGTGCCTCAGCAGCTGACGCACAACATATTGCTGCTGAGTTTATTAATAGGATAAATTTAGAGAGGCCCCCTTTACCGGCTATTGCACTTACGACAAACGCTTCAGCTATTACTTCAATTGCTAGCGACTCTTCATATGAGGATATTTACTTAAAACAGTTAATGTCACAAATAAGCCAAAAAGATTTATTATGGGCTTTTCTTGCAGATGGAGATAATACGAATATTATAAAGGCAATTCAATTTTCCTCTGAAAATAGTGTTAAAACAATAGGCTTTACAGGAGAGAATGTAAAAGGAGTTGAGGGTCTGTGCGATCTAATTTTAAAGATACCCTCAATTAATTCTGCACGTGTCCAAGAACTTCATTTGTTATCAGCACATATCATTTGTGAGCTAGTAGATGAAATTCTTTTTGGTATGTATAGAGATTCTGTTTATAGCGAAGATGATATATAATTTTTTATCAATCCCCGTGGAAAATTAAATGGTA
It encodes the following:
- a CDS encoding SIS domain-containing protein, whose amino-acid sequence is MIEFVEEIFENYITVFNKYASMSRNILVTAARLISDTFLSGGKIYLVGNGASAADAQHIAAEFINRINLERPPLPAIALTTNASAITSIASDSSYEDIYLKQLMSQISQKDLLWAFLADGDNTNIIKAIQFSSENSVKTIGFTGENVKGVEGLCDLILKIPSINSARVQELHLLSAHIICELVDEILFGMYRDSVYSEDDI
- a CDS encoding YraN family protein; translated protein: MNLKLGKSGEKKAEKYLIKKGYNIIEKNFTCKLGEIDLIAEKDGVIVFVEVKTRKNTSYGYGFESVNSKKIEKIRKVATYFLVLKNIDKTARFDVISIDSGKITHLTGAF